The Lutra lutra chromosome 7, mLutLut1.2, whole genome shotgun sequence genome segment GGCCGGGTGCTAGCGGGCAGGGGCGCGGCGCCCATGGGAGACCCGCTGTTCCTGGCGCGCCACGTGTTCATCGCGCTGGCTTTCCTGAGCAGTAGCGTGAACCCCGTGCTGTATGCATGCGCCGGCGGTGGACTTCTGCGCTCGGCCGGCGTGGGCTTCATCGCCAAGCTTTTGGAGGGCACCGGCTCTGAGGCGTCCAGCACCCGCCGCGGGGGCACCCTGGGCCAGACGGTGAGGGGCGCTCCCGCCCCTTCAGAGGCTGGCCCCTCTGGGAGCCTCGCCGACTCCATCGACGCTCTCCAGTGAAGCGAACTGAACTAGCCCTGGGGGTTGCTGgcggtgctgctgctgctgctggtagAAGGACGCTGGCGGTCCTCGTGGCAGAATGTTCCCCACATTGGCCTGACCCAGTTTACCTCGAGGagtaagaggaggaggaggaggagtagaaCGGGAGTGGGGTGGAgcggaagaggagggaggggcggggcggggcggggcaggtaAGGGCAGAATGAAAGCCTGGAGCAGCTTTGAGATTAAAACTGGTATCACGTTGGGTCAGCCCTGTGTGGGGCATGTGCATTAGGGGCAAGAGGGATGCTCCTGGCACTTTTAGCGGAGGGGGTCCTTCTCAACAGGTGAGAGGCACATCCTTTAGTTTCCCGTGATTTTCAGTTTGGAAAGAGACacaaaggcacagaaatcagaatcccctctcctcccccattctGAGGTTCTGCAGATCATACTTAGAACAATACAGGGCTACAGACCCCTGAAGGAGCTGACCAAGGAAGACCACCCATGAAGGCCTATCACTCCAGACTCCCTGAATCAGCGGATGTTCTAAGTACACTTAGCACTGCTGTGGGACTTCTACCCTGAAGCTCGTGATGGGTATCACTGTTACCATGACTCCAACTTCCTGCTACTCATCTTTGTCCTTTCAGTAGGCAATGTTCTAGGGGACTTCCCTCCATTTTCCAAAGAGGTTTCACTTGAAAACAAACTCATCAGATCTCAGTCCGTGGAATTCTGCACATCAGCTTTCTGCCAGTACCCAAAATACACTCTGATGCCCTCTGTAACCCTGGTCATTCTTAGGAAATTAAGATTCCTGTGAGAGAGTTAAGTCTTTCTTTCTGAGTGATGACTGTTGTTTTAGAGCCTGAGACTGGTTCTGTTCCATCTGCATTTTAGGAAGATGGCAGAAGAAGTGGCAGCAGTGTACTTTCATAATCTCTCCTGTAAATTAAGAGCAACTAGgagaaaaaccaaaaatccaTGGGTAACATCTGTAACAAACCTAGGGTGTCAAGATATTGCTCACAGACTCCAAATATGAGCAAGGAGGAATGAACCAGGGATACTTCAAGACCCATCTAAATCAGCACCTGGCGAAGGAAGCTAGAGGGTATCTGAGGGACCTGAGAACAAGAGAAGCCCCAAACTGTCTACAGGTCTTGGCTGGAAAGCATGGGTCAATTCGACAACAGGGAAGGACCCAACAGATCATTTCCCAGGCTTCTAGTGCCCATGCTGCCTTGGAAGCACAGAGTAGATGCTTATTtagtgtttattgaatgaataaaggtCAAATGACATTTTCCTAGCCAATATTTGTGGGTGGgaaacaggaaaagacaaatcCTTATTTTGAGCCATGTGGCTAAAATTCTTTATGCTTCCAAGTGTACAAAATGCTGGAATCAGGCAGGGAGGCCGAGGCAGTCCTCTTCCTGAGCTTGTGAAGAatcactcctttcttttttttttttttaaagattttatttatttatttgacagagagagatcacaagcaggcagagaggcaggcagagagacaggaggaagcaggctccctgctgagcagagagcccgatgcgggactcgatcccaggactctgagatcatgacctgagccgaaggcagtggcttaacccactgagccacccaggcgcccccagaatcacTCCTTTCTAATACACTCATGATCATACTCATGTATGGACACTCAGTTTAGCTTGGGAAGAAGCATCCTGCTGAGAGGCAAGGAGGTGTTCTGTAGCTATaccaggagctgctgctgctgcttcttttttaatagatagaggagagaaagaagggggagagggagagggagagagagagaaccttttttttttttttaaagattttatttatttgacagaatcacaagtaggcagagagagagagagagagagaggaggaagcaggctccccactaagcagagagcccgatgcggggcttgatcccaggaccctgggatcatgacctgagcggaaggcagaggctttaacccactgagccacccaggcgccccgagagagagaatcttaaacaggctccatactcagtgctgagcccaatgtggggctcaatctcaccaccttgaaatcatgacctgagccaagatcaagagttggacactcaacccactgagccagccaggtgcccccagagtctTTTTATTGAAGATCTTAGAATAGAGAGGATGGGTGGGGGTCTCAGGCTAGGGTGGCTGAGGGAGGGCCAGTTCGTGTCAAATCTGTGTTCAGGAAGTAGGTGCAGAGCTGCCCTTTGCCTTTGACCTTGATGATGCCCCGGCTGTAGCAGGTATAGCCTAAGGATTGCAACACCCGGGCTGTCTCTTCAGTCACCTGTGATTGAAAGGGTGTGAGCCTGGAGTGTGGGGGTGGCcctatcccctcccccaaccccgtgCCTCCAATGTGCCTCCTCACTTGGATCTTGCCCAGGACTCCTGTACTCTCCATGCGGCTTGCAACGTTCACCGTGTTACCCCAGATGTCATACTGAGGCTTCTGGGCCCCAATCACTCCAGCAACTACAGGTCCGTGGTTCAACCCTGACAAGAGGTATGGTAAAGAGGGGCCctgggaggtggttgggggaagatttgaggagggagagaggagaaggaagctccAAGACTTATGGTGAAGGACCTGGAGATctcagaagaaaggagaatgggTCTGGAGGGATGTGGCTTAGAGAAGGGGTAGCTGACCCCCAGAGATCCTGGCCCAGCAGCTTCATGCTCTGCCTCCAGGGATGAGGCTGGAAGGGGTCCAGGGATGAGATGGAGAGTAGCTAACAAATGACTTGGGGGAGGAAGAGCCTAAGAAGGTGAAGAGGAAGTCCCAGACTGGCCCAGCAAGAGAGGGCCCTCACCCACACGCAGGCGGAAGTTGTTGAATGAGTGCTTATTGATGACATCCAGCTTTGATCCAAGGGCCACTGCAAACTCCACCATGGTGCCCAGGTGGCTGCAGCTTCGCTCAGCATCCTAGCAATGGGCCGGACCACCAGGATGGGGCAGTGAGGGCCCAGCAGTGCaagcccagagtggggctggtaggagaggaagggaggttgTACCTGCTGTGTGTCCTGTCCAGAGGTGGCGTTTAAGCCTGTGGCTGCCATGTAAGTGCTGCCGATGGTTTTGATCTTCTCCACCCCACTAAACTTGGGCTTTGAGAGCAGCTGTACAGAAAGGAGGTTGTGTCCCCAGTTTTTcttactccctccctcctccatctcAGAAGCCCAGCCCCAGGCCTTTAGAGACAAAGGACCAGGTTGTGGGGTCAGGGAGTGTGGCAGGAGGGAGACTGGATCGTGGGAAGAGTCGCTGGAGAGCTGGGGATCAGAGGAGCGGCAGGGCCAGGGAGAGGAGCATGGGCCCCTGGCCGGAGAGCAAGTGGGCAGGAGGGACTGGTGGGAAATTCTAGCACCCAGGACTGGGGGACCCTTGGAGCTGTCACCTCATCAAAATCTGCAATGATCTCATTGAGCAGCCGCAGACACTCTAGACCCTCGTGGTTGATGTTCGATTCAGAGTAAAATTCCTTAAAGTCTGGAACTGAGGCGAACAGGACACAGACACACTCGTAGGATTGGTGGTAGAGATCCtggagggtgggaggctgggatGAGGGAGCAAGCCACGTTCTTTCCCCTGTGGGTCTGCATGGGCTCCCTTCCCTGTGTctatactcttttaaaaaaaaaaaatttttttaaagatttttttatttattcatttgacagagagagatcacaagtaggtagagagacaggcagagagagagaggaggaagcaggctccccgctgagcagagagcccgatgcggggctcgatcccaggaccctgggatcatgacctgagccgaaggcagaggctttaacccactgagccacccaggcgccccccctgtgTCTATACTCTTACTCCTCTATTTAAGAAGgactggagaggagggagagggatagggcCAGGTTACCCTGGATGTGTGACTCGGTAGTCAAAGATTGGGTCTCATTATGATTCCAGGAGAGATAGGGGTTTGGAGTCAGGGTCACCTCATAGCAATGTGAGAGGCGCCTCTTCAAGAACTGGGATCATATCAGTAGGAACTGTCTTTCTGTCCTATCTTGCTGCTAATGGGTATTAAGCCAGTTAACTCAGTTTACAAAGATAGCTTCAAGATAAATAATAggggaaagataaaataataggGGAAATgtgacaaaggaaaaataaaagtaagacaGGAAAGATGGAATCCTATTCAAAGTTGGTTCACAAAAGGGGTGACCCGAAGTCCTTGTCAGTCCTAGGTTCTGGCTCTGGGCTTTCTAGCAGCCAGTGTGAAGACAGAAACAGGAACAGTTACAAGAGTCCCAGTATAAATAAGAGTAGCGGAAGTAGATCTACTGCCAACCTTGAGCGCAGAGAGCAACTGGTGGGGGCATAAAGCTGTGAATAGACCCTGACCTGTTTCTTTTAACATTCCTCAAGACAGGCCAACAGTATCTCCATAGCAGACAGGGAGAAGTCCAGGCAGTACAGGCAAAATGGCGCTAATATGTGGGTGACCTTCTCTGATGGTCTGACTAGAGAGCATTTGAGGATGGAGATTAACATCTACCAATGGAAATTCCTGTGGTAGGAAAGTTCTGAGTATGTGATGTCTGATATGGTTGCCATTGGCCATAAGCAGCTCTTAGACACTTGAAATGTGACCAGTGAGGCTAAGGCCCCTGAATGttccattttaattaacttaaatgtaaatggccccACATGGCTACTGGCTACCATCCTGGATAGTGCAGGTCCAGAGGGCTGGGTGTATGTTCTCCATACATCTCCCATCAACACTCGAAGAAGCTTCTGGAGGGTATGGAGTGGCCATGGGTTGGAGAAGACACTCCTTCTAAGTAAGTACTTGGAACGCagaggttctgtgctcagcagactAAGCCTAAGAGCTTATGAAAACGGAGgcacctgggacgcctgggtggctcagttggttggacgactgccttcggctcaggtcatgatcctggagtcccgggatcgagtcccgcatcgggctcccagctccatggggagtctgcttctccctctgaccttctcctcgctcatgctctctctcactgcctctctctcaaataaataaataaaatcttaaaaagaaaagaaaagaaaagaaaagaaaacggaGGCACCTACCTGACAGGGACAGGGACCCAGGCGGCCACCCAACCCAATGTGGGGGAGTCCAGAGATGATGGGCCGAGGGCCAAGATTTTCATCCAAAATTAGTTCCTGTGGCATCTGGGGCTCAGGAGTCAGGGGTGGGAGTCACCTCATTGCGCCGGTTCTGGCCGATGAACTGGGGGGCCACGTGTGCGGGGAGCACATTCTCTAGCAGCAGCCGAGTCAGGTTCTCCATTGTTTctgtctcctcctgctcctgccgcAGCTTCTTCTTCCACAGAAAATCCAGGCGGCAGTAATACTCGTTCTGGCAAGGTCACCAGGGGCCCAAGTGGAAACACGGTGCAGGGGGAGCCTCAGCTCCTGAGTGTtcaccccccacccactccaTGATGCCTCAAACCATACCACTCCCCAGTCTAGAGAGAAGGCCTAAGGGCTGACTACCCTGGGGAGGCTACCTTGGAACTAGATTCAAACTAGACAGACTTGGCAGCAGATTTTTTCTCATGGGTGGTTTTCCTGGACTTGGGGTGGGAGGGACGAGGGAGGGAGAATTTGAGGGCACCTCCCTTGGggagtgaaggagaaagaaagggagcaggAAGGTTCACTTAGAAGCTTCTGGTGGACACACTATTTGGGCTCAACCCTGAAGACGTAAGATTGAGGGAAAGGGTGAGAGAGACCAAGCCACAAATATGGGGACCCTGCCTCCCCCTTTAAAGGGAAGCTCTGTTGGGTTGAGCTGGGTGACTTACCTGCCGAGCCAGGACAAGGAGAgtgaagaagaagatgaagaaggagaCAGCTCCCATGAGTTTGGGTTCCTTCAGCACCCCTGGCCTGAGGAGGCCATGGATCAGGGTTGCCCCTTGCCCTGCCCCTTCCCGATggcctcctccctacccccagtGCCCACGTAACCCTTAGCCACCCTCCCCCTTTCAGGTCAGTGAGTTGAGGACAGCTTTGGGCACCTCTGTTCCATAGCGATGCACACCTGGAGTCCAAGGGATCTGGATAGAGGCGGGCGATAAGGCAGTCGGACAGCCAGGCATGGGAGTacaggaagagggagcaggaggccccCAGccacagcaggagcagcagcaacTTCAGCTCAAAGCTCATGTGCAGAAAGAGGGAGCAGGACAGGAACCCCAGCACGCAGCAGTGCATAGAGtactgtggggtggggtggggctgtcAAGGGGTGGGGCATATGCCACATGCCGGGGTCGGAGAATATCTCAGGGCTCCTGTCCCACCCTTCCCAGGGCCCAGGTCCTATCTGGGGACAAGAAGTgtcatacacacaaacacacaccaatTGTGTTTTATATCCATCCCAATTCACAGGATGTAATGTTTTTCAACTAAACGGGTAGCAGACAGGCAAAGGCAGGCTCCAGATAAAGTGATTCAGGGCTGTGAGGAACACTCACCGGGACGCTGATGAGAGGCAGGGACCCAGGGAGCTCCCAGGAGAGGTTGAAAGCCACAGAGGACACATTGGGAGCCCGGGAAGGGCAGTGTGATGCTGCCGGTAAGAACAACTGCAGAAGGAGGTGAAGAGCTGAGGTGGGCAGGCAGCTCCTGGGGCCCAGTGGTGGCTTGTGCTGGGTTTCGGCTGACCTAGGGATGAGGGCCAGACTTCTCCAAAGGGGGAGATCCTGCCATTTCTGGCTGGTGAGGGAGCCTTAGCGCGGGGGTCCTTGCTGGGCAGTCAGGGATGGGAGGTGAGGGTGTCCTGAGTGCTAGTCTGCCAGTGGAGCCACTGTGTGATCTCTTGCcagccacttaacctctctgggcctcagcttcctcttctgtgaCTTGGCTAGGGCATGATTCCTAAGGTGTCTTTCAGAGATAGAATTCTAGGAGGATAGAATTCTGTAAGTTCTGAAAAATCTGCCAGACTCAGCTACAAAATCATCGTGAGTGAGCTAAACAGCGAATATCTGCCTACACAGAAAAGATAGGAAGGATGTCCACCAGAGagctatgaacaattatacagGTGGCAGATTAATTTTACTCTTTATACTGCATCCAACATTGCCAGAATGCCCTGGCCTCAGTGTAGCTGCTCTCCCAAATCCAGGGGTTCCCCACTCAGCCTCTAATGGGTCCAACAGGCCCTGATGGGCTGCCTGGGGCCCCCTCTTGCCCTCACCAGGCTGGTAATAGCCATGACAAAAACGAGGAGGATGGTGGCAGTGCCCAGGGCAACTCGCAGTCCAGGCCGGGTGGCCACCAAGCCAGACAGTGTGGGAAGCCAGTGTAGCATCTTGGGGCCTTTCAAGACACACTTCTGTGGAAGGAGCACAAGAACCTTAGCCATGTGGCTGGGGTACCCCATCTCAGGCCAGGTCGTGGTAAGGGCCCAGCTCACCACTTCCACCCCCCCAGCCCACCTCACCGTCAGGTGCTCTGAGAAGCAgacgaagaggaggaggaggaagagaaggaaggtgatGCTATAGGTGATGGCCAGAGCTGGGGGCCTAAAGGGAGACAAGAGTGAGTGAGGCCTTGAAGGGTCAGAAGATGCTCTGTGTGCTGGGAGGGTGCTGTGTACCCTGGCTGGGAGATGTGGGGAGGAACAGTCCTGGGGATCTGAACTGGCCCCCGCTGGGGTCTGCGCTGATAAAAGGCATTGCATGCCAACGATCCAGGAAAGCTGAGGGGGTGTAGGGcggtggtggggtggggcaggaacaGTACTGGAAGGCGGCAGGGGGCTCACGAGGGGCCGAGGCTGCATTAAGCCAGTCTCTGAGCCTTCAGGCCAAAGCTCTTCCACCTGGCTGTGTTTAGACGAGTCCTTGCAGCCCCTCCCAGCCATGGGCTAAAAATGAGGACCTGCTTCCTAGGCTCATCTGCTATGAGATTTGGGCTTCTCAATGAAACAGAACCTGTTTCATGGAAAAGTGATCAGGACCCCAGAGATAGGCATGTGAAAGTGCTCAGATTACGTAGACAGTACACAGGATGTGTGATAGTAAAAATGAAGGCTGTGATTATCACTGCTTTCCCAGAATACATACTTCCTCTGTGGCTCCGCGTCTGAAGCCAAAGGGAAGTGGGTAAAGGAAGAAAGTGTGGGTCAAGGATCAGCAGGAGCCTGGTGGTCTGTGTCTGAGACTCAGGGCCACCCTTGCCTGGGGCTCTCACCTGTTGGTCACCAGCATCTGGATGATGAAATTGGAGAGGAAGACCAGGAAGGTGCAGGCTGCATAGTATTTGAAGGCGGGGAGGGCAGAGAGTCGATACTGGAAGGACAGGGGTCAGTGTGGCGGCAGGAGTGACCAGGGCTGCCCGTAACCTTGGCAATGTCCACTGCAGGCAAGGAGCAGGTATCCCAGCTTCCCATTCAGTCTCAGGTAGCTGCTACGGCTCTCCCAGGAGCcggcctcctccctcccatccccacctaGTAATCCAATCTATAGGGTTACCTCCATTTGGAGAGAGGCACAAGTCCCTCAGCCTAGAATCACAAACTGAGGGGTGAGGTATGACCATGGGGCTTGCCAGCTCTCCAAGGCCAGAAAGGCCTTGGAACTAAGGCTAGAAAATTCTCCACTgccaccccccacacccacctctttctccagctccttctctctgAAGTACAGTGTCAGTGGGCTGAAGTCCTTTGACTGCTTCCATTGTCtggcgggaggtggggggcagtgagCCCCAGAGAGGAAAGGGCAGGGCAAGGCGGGTGGGGGGCCATGGTGGCCAGATGTGTGTTTTCCTGGGctggagcagggaagctgctcCCTTCCGGCTGGGTCATCAGGGGAACACACCCGTTTGCTACCTGGGGGCCcagccccacacccctcccagcTGCCTTCTGTTCTCCATACTTCTGAGAGTTGAGCTGTTCGATGACTTGGAAGAACTTGGCATCCCCAGTATCCAGGTCTTCATCTAGTCCCCGGGGGGTACGGCTCCTGCACAGTGAGAGCCCAGCCTATCACCACAGGAGACCCTCCACAGCATGTGGGCAAAGCAGGAGCAGCCCCCCCTAGGGAGGATGGAGGCAGGTCACTCAGACAGAGATGCTGGGGCCTCCTCACCGGTCCAGGCTCCACTGGGGGCTGAAGGAGGCAAGGGCCTTCTCCTGTTGGGAGAacacaggggagggggagatgaggcAATGCTGAGCATCCCTGAAGCCTCTCTAGGGTGAGGTATTCCATATCTATACACGTCCTTTGCCTTGAGCATCTGATGTGTTTCCCCTGCTTCTGATGACTTCCTCTTTCCATCAAATCCCACCTGCCCTTAAGGGAAGGGTCAAACCACATTTATTCCTTAAAGGTTCTTCCGGACTCTTCAGACACCCAGGGTTCTTATGCTCTTATTGCCTCAGTTTCTACCACTTAATGAGACAACCCTGTAGGTTTGAGGGATGGTCATCTTCCCTAGGGACTAACCAAATCCCAGAGGCGGAGACTTGCCTATCCCCCCAGCATGCCCAAAGATCCTTGTTGGTTTAAATTGAGGGACAATGCCAAACATTCTGATTCCCTTGTGGTCAGGCTGAGCTGGGGCGTGGTGggagcagaaaacaaaaaacctagaaggaagggaaggaggaaggaaaaaaccaAACCTGGTCACACTCATTCTTTTCTGCAGTAAAAGGAAGGcatgccatcaaaagaaatgaaatcttgccatttgcgacgacgtggatggaactagagggtatcatgcttagcgaaataagtcaatcggagaaagacaactatcatatgatctccccgatatgagggagaggagatgcaacatggggggttaagggggtaggagaagaataaatgaaacaagatgggattgggagggagacaaaccataagtgactcttaatctcacaaaacaaactgagggttgatggggggaggggggttgggagagggggggtggggttatggatattggggagggtatgagctatggtgagtgctgtgaagtgtgtaaacctggcgattcgcagacctgtacccctggggataaaaatatatgtttataaaaaataaaatttttaaaaaaatactaaaaaaaaaaaaaaggaaggcatgCTGTGTGCAAAGAATCAAAAGCAAGCAGACAAGTAAAGCCCCAAGAAAGAGAGCGAAGCACAGCGGCCACTGCCCAGGGCCAGGTGTCTGGGGACCATTCTTTCCTGTTCCCCTGGCTCAAGTGAAGGCAGCAGGGTCACAGGGGCCACATCGTCCCCACAGACCCAAACCTGACAtataggagagggagaggggaggagaagggagat includes the following:
- the ADCY4 gene encoding adenylate cyclase type 4 isoform X1 — encoded protein: MARLFSPRPPPSEDLFYETYYSLSQQYPLLLLLLVIVLCALLAMLAVASASGRDLVSDPGFLTTVLCALGGFSLLLGLASREQRLQRWTRPLSVLVWAALLGLGHGFLFTGGLVSAWDQVSFFLFIIFTVYAMLPLGMRDAAAAGLASSLSHLLVLGLYLGPQPDSRPPLLPQLAANAVLFLCGNVAGAYHKALMERALRATFREALRSLHSRRRLDTEKKHQEHLLLSILPAYLAREMKAEIMARLQAGQGSWPESTNNFHSLYVKRHQGVSVLYADIVGFTRLASECSPKELVLMLNELFGKFDQIAKEHECMRIKILGDCYYCVSGLPLSLPDHAINCVRMGLDMCRAIRKLRAATGVDINMRVGVHSGSVLCGVIGLQKWQYDVWSHDVTLANHMEAGGVPGRVHITGATLALLAGAYAVEDVSMEHRDPYLRELGEPTYLVIDPRAEEEDEKGTAGGLLSSLEGPKMRPSLLMTRYLESWGAAKPFAHLSHLESPVSTSTPLPEKALASFSPQWSLDRSRTPRGLDEDLDTGDAKFFQVIEQLNSQKQWKQSKDFSPLTLYFREKELEKEYRLSALPAFKYYAACTFLVFLSNFIIQMLVTNRPPALAITYSITFLLFLLLLFVCFSEHLTVRWAGGVEVVSWALTTTWPEMGYPSHMAKVLVLLPQKCVLKGPKMLHWLPTLSGLVATRPGLRVALGTATILLVFVMAITSLLFLPAASHCPSRAPNVSSVAFNLSWELPGSLPLISVPYSMHCCVLGFLSCSLFLHMSFELKLLLLLLWLGASCSLFLYSHAWLSDCLIARLYPDPLDSRPGVLKEPKLMGAVSFFIFFFTLLVLARQNEYYCRLDFLWKKKLRQEQEETETMENLTRLLLENVLPAHVAPQFIGQNRRNEDLYHQSYECVCVLFASVPDFKEFYSESNINHEGLECLRLLNEIIADFDELLSKPKFSGVEKIKTIGSTYMAATGLNATSGQDTQQDAERSCSHLGTMVEFAVALGSKLDVINKHSFNNFRLRVGLNHGPVVAGVIGAQKPQYDIWGNTVNVASRMESTGVLGKIQVTEETARVLQSLGYTCYSRGIIKVKGKGQLCTYFLNTDLTRTGPPSATLA
- the ADCY4 gene encoding adenylate cyclase type 4 isoform X2, translating into MARLFSPRPPPSEDLFYETYYSLSQQYPLLLLLLVIVLCALLAMLAVASASGRDLVSDPGFLTTVLCALGGFSLLLGLASREQRLQRWTRPLSVLVWAALLGLGHGFLFTGGLVSAWDQVSFFLFIIFTVYAMLPLGMRDAAAAGLASSLSHLLVLGLYLGPQPDSRPPLLPQLAANAVLFLCGNVAGAYHKALMERALRATFREALRSLHSRRRLDTEKKHQEHLLLSILPAYLAREMKAEIMARLQAGQGSWPESTNNFHSLYVKRHQGVSVLYADIVGFTRLASECSPKELVLMLNELFGKFDQIAKEHECMRIKILGDCYYCVSGLPLSLPDHAINCVRMGLDMCRAIRKLRAATGVDINMRVGVHSGSVLCGVIGLQKWQYDVWSHDVTLANHMEAGGVPGRVHITGATLALLAGAYAVEDVSMEHRDPYLRELGEPTYLVIDPRAEEEDEKGTAGGLLSSLEGPKMRPSLLMTRYLESWGAAKPFAHLSHLESPVSTSTPLPEKALASFSPQWSLDRSRTPRGLDEDLDTGDAKFFQVIEQLNSQKQWKQSKDFSPLTLYFREKELEKEYRLSALPAFKYYAACTFLVFLSNFIIQMLVTNRPPALAITYSITFLLFLLLLFVCFSEHLTKCVLKGPKMLHWLPTLSGLVATRPGLRVALGTATILLVFVMAITSLLFLPAASHCPSRAPNVSSVAFNLSWELPGSLPLISVPYSMHCCVLGFLSCSLFLHMSFELKLLLLLLWLGASCSLFLYSHAWLSDCLIARLYPDPLDSRPGVLKEPKLMGAVSFFIFFFTLLVLARQNEYYCRLDFLWKKKLRQEQEETETMENLTRLLLENVLPAHVAPQFIGQNRRNEDLYHQSYECVCVLFASVPDFKEFYSESNINHEGLECLRLLNEIIADFDELLSKPKFSGVEKIKTIGSTYMAATGLNATSGQDTQQDAERSCSHLGTMVEFAVALGSKLDVINKHSFNNFRLRVGLNHGPVVAGVIGAQKPQYDIWGNTVNVASRMESTGVLGKIQVTEETARVLQSLGYTCYSRGIIKVKGKGQLCTYFLNTDLTRTGPPSATLA